The stretch of DNA TTTACACTTCCCACTTGCCAAAATCTCCACCTGCCAAATCGGCTCACAACACAAAAACACTGGGGGACTAACAGTCCCCCCTCCTACCGGCGGCGCAGGCGCTCCACGACCAGCATGAAGACCAGCGCAAAACCGATCAGAAAGGTGGCGACCGCCAGGATCGCCGGGCTGATCTCCTCCCGGATTCCCGACCACATCTGACACGGAACGGTGCGCTGCTCCAGCCCCCCCATGAACAACACCGTCACCACTTCGTCAAACGAGGTGGCGAAGGCGAAGAGCGCGCCTGAAACGACGCCGGGCGCGATGATCGGCAACTGCACCCGCGCAAAGGTCCGCACCGGCCCGGCGCCCAGGCTGGCGGCGGCCCGGGTCAGATTGGCGTCGAAGCCGGCAAGGGTAGCCGTGACTCGGAAATGCCTCCTTATCAGCTGTCGAAATCCATGACGGCTAGGCCGCTGTGAGTAGAATCGGTCGGCCCTCCGTTATAACGAGGGTGTGTTCGTAGTGCGCCGACAGGTCGCCGCCGGCCGTTCGCAAAGTCCAACCATCGTCGTCCGTGAAAACTTTATGCGACCGTTCGGCGATCAAGGGTTCGATGGTCAGGACGAGGCCCTCGGTCAACGGCTGGGTGTCCGCCGGGTCGTAGACGTTGGAAACGACGGGATCCTCATGGATTCTCCTGCCGGTCCCGTGTCCCGCCAACTCGTTCAACACCGTGAATCCGCGTTGGCCCACCTCTCGCTCCACCGCCTTGCCGATACAGTTGATGGGTCTTCCGGCCCGCGCGACAGCGGCCGCCTTTTCGAATGCCGTCCTCGCAGATCGACACAACCTTTCGGCCGTCGCCGAGTATGGCGCCAGGGGAATGGTCGTGGCGGCGTCCGCGATGTATCCATCCAGCTCGGCAGTGACGTCGAGGCTCACCAGATCACCCGGTCGCAGGACGCGTTCATCGGGAACGCCATGAACGACCTCGTCGTTGACGCTGATCAGATTGACGCCCGGAAATCCGTAGAAAATCTGGGGAGCAGGTCGTGCTCCGTGCTGGCTGAGAACCCTCGCCCCGACGTCATCCACTTCTGCGGTAGAAACCCCAGGACGAACGTAGGCCACCATCGCCTTCAACGTCGCCGCAACCACCTTTCCGACACGGACAAGCCCGTCCAAGTCGGCACTGGATTCAATTGACATAGCGCTCCTCCGTTTGATTTTTACCCGGAGCGGCAAATTTCTTGTCGCCGGAGGAGCGGCGACATTCCTGTCGCCGACCAGGGGGGCAGGGGGGACGGAGTCCCCACTCTACGCTTCCATTCGTTACGCTCTCCAGCCACCGAATCGGGTCACGACACAGAAGAACGGGGGACTAACAGTCCCCCCTCCCAGTGGACGATTGTAAATCCGTTGTTCTGTCGAGACTGGGTACAGGGTTGGTCCTTTCCGGCGTAGCGCATCGTCGTGGCTGATCGCCGAGTGCCCCATCAGCCTCTGCACCGTCCTCACGTCCACCTATTCCAGCCGGGGTATCGGCTTCATTCCAGCACCGTGATGAGACAGTTCCGGCGTCAGATCGCCGTGCACAGTCACAGCTTGTCCAGCGTTGATGATCGTACGGGTTCCGGCGATGCCGTCGAAGTTCCCGACGATCCAACCGTAGCCGACGAAGGCTCGGTCTTCCCCGCCGAGCTCGGCCACACTCACGGTGTAAGTCTGCCCCGGAGCCAGCATCCCGTTTTCGTCCAGGCCGTCACCGGGCGAGTCTCCCGTCGTCTCGTACACCATCGGTTCGTCGCCGTCCCGGTTGTAGAGGTGGATCTCCAGCGTCCCCACCCGGGTGTCTCCCTCGCAAGGGCCTCCAGCCGTATCGACTCCCTCGGGAGCCGAGAGCACGTTGCTCACGACGAACGTGTTGTCGTTCCTGCCACGAGGGCCGGGATGCGTCATTGATTCGCCGTCGCCGAGGCAGCCCCCAATACACGGCGTGTTCGATCCGGGTTGGCACGGCATATCGTCGTGGGGAAATGCGGCCGGGGTGAGCGTCACCGTCCCGTTCAGGTCCGCGAGGTCGCCGCCGGACAGGGTCGCATCCCATCGCACGCTGCACCCCTCCTCGTCCAGCGCAAATGGACTCATCACAAGCCTCGCCGTCGTGCCGGACACCACAAAGTCCGTCCGGTCCACACTCGTCATGGGCTCTGTGAAGGTGAGCAGCCAAGTGAGTGTGTCGGCGCTGGTGTGCTCGGTGGTCGGGGCCTTGCGCGAGATTGCCGAGATATTCGGCGAGGCCTGAGCGGTGGTCATCGCAGCCACCGCGCACAAGCCTGCAATGAGAGCAGGTGACACCAGCCAGCGTGGCGCGTGGCGGGGTGGCCGGAGCCGGACACTCGCGGAAATGGGTGAAAAACCCGCGGGTATGAGAACCAGGTGGGCGATCCAGGCGCTCCGCCCTGTGGGGCCGATCGAAAAATGCTTGGATAGCCATATCAACCTCCTCCCCGGGGTTAGTCCGGGTCGGGGTGCTCTTGCTCATCTTCCATTCCTCCGAGATGGAAATCACTTGCCTCTGGCAACACGAAAGAAAGGGGGACTAACAGTCCCCCCTCCTACCGGCGGCGCAGCCGTTCCACGACCAGCATGAAGACCAGGGCAAAGGCGATCAGAAAGGTGGCGACGGCCAGGATGGCCGGGCTGATCTCCTCGCGGATTCCCGACCACATCTGGCGCGGAACCGTGCGCTGCTCCAACCCTCCCATGAACAGCACCGTCACCACCTCGTCGAAGGAGGTGGCGAAGGCGAAGAGCGCGCCCGAAACCACGCCGGGGGCGATGATGGGCAACTGCACCCGCGCAAAGGTCCGCACCGGCCCGGCGCCCAGGCTGGCGGCGGCCCGGGTCAGATTGGCGTCGAAGCCGGAAAGCGTGGCCGTGACCGTGATCACCACGAACGGAGTGCCCAGCGCGGCGTGGGCTAGGATCAGTCCCAGGTGGGTCTGGGCCAGGCCCATCTTGGAGTAGAAGAAGAACATGCCCGCCGCCGAGATGATCACCGGCGTGACCATGGGCGAAATCAACAGGCTCATGGCCAAGGGCCGTCCGGGCATGGCGGGGCTGGCCAGTCCCAATGCGGCCAGAGTTCCCAGCGCCGTCGCCAGCGCCGTCGCCGCGATGCCGATGATGAGGCTGTTGGCCAGCGCCCGCCGCCACTCTTCGTCTTCGGCGACGGTCCGGTACCAGCGTAGCGAATACGCTTCCGGGTCCAGGCGCAACATCCCCTCGGTGAAGGTGAAATAGGGCTCCACGTTGAAGCTGAGGGGGACGATCACCAGGATCGGCGCGATCAGAAACAGGAAGACGGCGGCGCAGAAGGCCAGGTAGGAGACTCGGCCGGCGCGTTCCCATCCGGACCCGGGCACACTCATCTCAACCCAACCTCATGCGGTCGATGCCGACGACGCGGTCGTAGAGCAGATAGAGCGCCACCACGCACGCCAGCAGGATGCTGCCCAGGGCCGCCGCCAGTCCCCAATTCAACGATTGCTGCATGTGATAGGCGATCATGTTGGAGATGAGCTGGCCGCTCTGTCCGCCCACCAGCGCGGGAGTGATGTAGTAGCCGATGGACAGAATGAAGACCAGCAGCGATCCGGCGCCCACACCGGGCAGCGTCTGTGGCCAATAGACCCGCCGGAACGCCTGGGGAAAGCTGGCGCCCAATGAGGCGGCGGCGCTCATGTACAGCGGCGGAATCGTCCGCATGACCGAATAGATCGGGAGCACCATGAACGGCAGCAGGACGTGGGTCATGGCCACCACGGTGCCGGTCATGTTGTAGATCATGGAGATCCGGTTCTCGTCGGCGATCAGCCCCAGCGCCACGAGCAGATCGTTGACCACCCCCTGGGTCTGGAGCAGCACGATCCAGGAGGTGGTCCGCACGAGAAGCGACGTCCAGAAGGGAACCAGCACCAGCAACAGCAGCAGGTTCGCCCGGCGGGGCGGCGCGTGGGCGATAAGATACGCCAGCGGGTAACCTAACAGCAGACAGAGAACCGTGATGCCGAGGCTGACCGCCAATGTGCGCCTCAGAAGCGGCAGATAGACCCGCCGTTGCGGAGGCTGGAGAACGACGCTTCCGTCGGCGTCACGCTGCAGATCCAGGGCGTGGAGGTAGTGGCGCGTCGTGATCCGTTCCCCCGCGCTGCGAATCGCGCGCCAGGTTTTCGCCTCGCCCCATTCGGGAGCGATGGAGATCATGGCGTCCCGCCAGGAGTCGACCTCCTTGACGCGCCGCAGCCTGCGGGCGCTCTTCATGATGACGCTGCGCAGTCCCGCTTCCACCCGGTTCACGCGCGTCGCCACCCGTCCGAGACTCCGGTCTTCCCGGGCTTGCAGAATCTCCCGGGAGGCCGCCTCGAAGACCGGCTCGGAAGGAGGGCTCCGGCCGTCCCACCCGCGCAGCAGAGCCAGGGTTTCAGGCAGCGTATCGGCGACCATGGGGTCGTAGACGCTGCGGGTCAGCATGGTCGCCAGCGGCGCTACGAAGGTCGCCAGGATGAAGGCCGCCAACGGCAGCACCAGCGCCGCCGCCCGCAGATGAGGCTTCCTCAGCGCGCCAGCCACGCGCTGAAACGCTCGTTCATTTCGTCCGAGTGATCGCTCCACCATTCCCAATCGCTGTGCAGGGCATTGGCCACGTTGGCGGGGGTCGTGGGCATGTGTGGCTTCATGTCCACCCCGGTCTCCAGGTGCGTCGAAATGAGCGGGGTGCCGGAACGCCGCACCGGACTGTAGGAGATGTAACGGCCGATGGCCGCCATGGATTCGGTCCTGGCCCCAAAGGCGACGAACTTCCGAGCCGCCTCCAGGTTCCGGGTTCCCGCCACGATGGCCGTCTGACCCCAATCCAGCACCTGGCCGTCCCAGACCACCACGAAGGGCTGTTTCTCCAGGATCTGGGCATTGAAGATGCGGCCGTTGTAGGCCGTGCTCATGACCACCTCGCCGTCCGCCAGCATTTGGGGCGGTTGGGCCCCCGCTTCCCACCAGATGATCTGTTCCTTGATGGTGTCGAGCTTGCGAAAGGCCCGGTCCACTCCCTCGGGTGTGTCGAGCGTGGCGTAGACCTGCTTCATGGGCACGCCGTCCGCCATCAGCGCGAACTCCAGGTTGACCACGGGCGTCCGGCGCATCCCCCGCCGTCCCGGAAACTTCTCCAGGTCGAAAAAGTCGCCGATGGTGGCCGGCTTCGAGCCGGATATTTTTTCCTCGTTGTAGGCGTAGATCGTGGAGTAGTAGACGACGCCGATGCCGCACTCGGTGAGGGTTTCGGGGAAGAAGTCCTCCTCGGCGGGCGTGCCGTCCGGTCCCGGTGGGAGGTCGGCGGCGTCGATGGGTTCCAGGAGGCCCTCGTCACAACCCAGCACGGCGTCCGCCATTTCCAGGTCGACCACGTCCCAATGCACGTTGCCCGTCTCCACCTGGGCCCGGATCTGGGCCAGTCCGCCGTTGTAGTCCTCCATGCGGACCTCGATGCCGGTCTCGGCGGTGAACGGCTCGTGGATGGCCTTGGTGCAGGCCCGGGCATAGGAGCCTCCCCAGGAGACGGCGGTCACCGATTCTGCGCCCAGAGAGCTTTGGGACCCGGCCAGGACGGCGAGGGAGAATATCGTAGCGGCCCCAGCCGACGGCGTGTTCCGGTAATTGAATCGATGTTTCGTCATGGAATGTCCTCACTCCTGGCCCGGAGCTTCCAGCGACCGGCAATCGGTCAGCAGCCAGCCGATACGGACCTGGTCTCCTTCCAATACGGCACCGTGCCCCACGATGTTGGGGATCTTGGCAATGAAGTCCGAGTGGCCGCAGACCGTCAGGCGAAGCCGCAGGTGATCGCCCAGAAACAGGATGTCCTCGACCCGGGCGTCGAACTCGTTGTGGTAGACCCCCGGCTTGGGCGCCAGGGAGACTCTTTCCGGCCGAATGGCAATGGCCACCCTGTCCCCGGGCCGGCTGGGCGCGATCCTAAACGCCCTGACGATCCCACCGCCGACGTCCACTTGGCAGAAGTCGCCGTCGACGCCGACCACCCTTCCGTACAGGATGTTGTTGTCTCCGATGAATCGGGCCACGAACCGGCGTTCCGGCTCTTCGTAGAGGATTTCCGGAGGGGCGACCTGCTCGACGCGGCCCTCCTCAAAGACGGCGACGCGATCGGACATGGCCATGGCTTCCTGCTGATCGTGGGTCACGTAGACGACGGTCACCCCCAGGGTCCGCTGGATGCGCCGGACCTCGAACTGCATCTCCTCGCGCAGCCTGCGGTCCAGGGCGCCCAGCGGTTCGTCCATCAAGACCAGGCGCGGTTCGAACACCAGCGCCCGGGCAATGGCGACGCGTTGCTGCTGGCCGCCGGAAAGCTTGCCCGGGCGCCGGTCCTCCATGCCGTCCAGGCGCACCAGTTCCAACGCCCGCCGGACGCGCTCCCGAATCTGCTCCGGATCGAGACCGCGCACTTCCAGGGGAAAGGCCAGGTTTCCTCCCACCGTCATGTGCGGGAAGAGGGCGTAGTTCTGGAAAACCACGCCGATTTCGCGTTTCCGGGGCGGCAGGTCATGCACCGATCGTCCGTCGATGCGGATGGCGCCCGAGGTGGGAGCTTCGAAGCCGGCGAGCATCATCAGGCACGTGGTCTTGCCGGAGCCGGACGGCCCCAGCAGGGTCAGGAACTCCCCCTCGGCGACGGTGAGGTTCAGGTCCCGGACCACCAGAGTCCGGCCGTCATAGCTCTTGCTGACGCGCTCGAATTCGACGTGGGGGTGATCGCTTGGAGTCACTAGTCAGCCGTCCCGGGCATGTCGGAATTCGATCC from Acidobacteriota bacterium encodes:
- the map gene encoding type I methionyl aminopeptidase, producing the protein MSIESSADLDGLVRVGKVVAATLKAMVAYVRPGVSTAEVDDVGARVLSQHGARPAPQIFYGFPGVNLISVNDEVVHGVPDERVLRPGDLVSLDVTAELDGYIADAATTIPLAPYSATAERLCRSARTAFEKAAAVARAGRPINCIGKAVEREVGQRGFTVLNELAGHGTGRRIHEDPVVSNVYDPADTQPLTEGLVLTIEPLIAERSHKVFTDDDGWTLRTAGGDLSAHYEHTLVITEGRPILLTAA
- a CDS encoding ABC transporter permease, with translation MSVPGSGWERAGRVSYLAFCAAVFLFLIAPILVIVPLSFNVEPYFTFTEGMLRLDPEAYSLRWYRTVAEDEEWRRALANSLIIGIAATALATALGTLAALGLASPAMPGRPLAMSLLISPMVTPVIISAAGMFFFYSKMGLAQTHLGLILAHAALGTPFVVITVTATLSGFDANLTRAAASLGAGPVRTFARVQLPIIAPGVVSGALFAFATSFDEVVTVLFMGGLEQRTVPRQMWSGIREEISPAILAVATFLIAFALVFMLVVERLRRR
- a CDS encoding ABC transporter permease; protein product: MAGALRKPHLRAAALVLPLAAFILATFVAPLATMLTRSVYDPMVADTLPETLALLRGWDGRSPPSEPVFEAASREILQAREDRSLGRVATRVNRVEAGLRSVIMKSARRLRRVKEVDSWRDAMISIAPEWGEAKTWRAIRSAGERITTRHYLHALDLQRDADGSVVLQPPQRRVYLPLLRRTLAVSLGITVLCLLLGYPLAYLIAHAPPRRANLLLLLVLVPFWTSLLVRTTSWIVLLQTQGVVNDLLVALGLIADENRISMIYNMTGTVVAMTHVLLPFMVLPIYSVMRTIPPLYMSAAASLGASFPQAFRRVYWPQTLPGVGAGSLLVFILSIGYYITPALVGGQSGQLISNMIAYHMQQSLNWGLAAALGSILLACVVALYLLYDRVVGIDRMRLG
- a CDS encoding ABC transporter substrate-binding protein, encoding MTKHRFNYRNTPSAGAATIFSLAVLAGSQSSLGAESVTAVSWGGSYARACTKAIHEPFTAETGIEVRMEDYNGGLAQIRAQVETGNVHWDVVDLEMADAVLGCDEGLLEPIDAADLPPGPDGTPAEEDFFPETLTECGIGVVYYSTIYAYNEEKISGSKPATIGDFFDLEKFPGRRGMRRTPVVNLEFALMADGVPMKQVYATLDTPEGVDRAFRKLDTIKEQIIWWEAGAQPPQMLADGEVVMSTAYNGRIFNAQILEKQPFVVVWDGQVLDWGQTAIVAGTRNLEAARKFVAFGARTESMAAIGRYISYSPVRRSGTPLISTHLETGVDMKPHMPTTPANVANALHSDWEWWSDHSDEMNERFSAWLAR
- a CDS encoding ABC transporter ATP-binding protein, encoding MTPSDHPHVEFERVSKSYDGRTLVVRDLNLTVAEGEFLTLLGPSGSGKTTCLMMLAGFEAPTSGAIRIDGRSVHDLPPRKREIGVVFQNYALFPHMTVGGNLAFPLEVRGLDPEQIRERVRRALELVRLDGMEDRRPGKLSGGQQQRVAIARALVFEPRLVLMDEPLGALDRRLREEMQFEVRRIQRTLGVTVVYVTHDQQEAMAMSDRVAVFEEGRVEQVAPPEILYEEPERRFVARFIGDNNILYGRVVGVDGDFCQVDVGGGIVRAFRIAPSRPGDRVAIAIRPERVSLAPKPGVYHNEFDARVEDILFLGDHLRLRLTVCGHSDFIAKIPNIVGHGAVLEGDQVRIGWLLTDCRSLEAPGQE